A single genomic interval of Romboutsia ilealis harbors:
- the murC gene encoding UDP-N-acetylmuramate--L-alanine ligase — translation MKIHFIGIGGISMSALAEICINKGYQVSGSDMNESYLLDKLRDQGAKIFIGHNKEHISDDVDMVVYTAAVHEDNPEMIATKEKNKLTMDRAAFLGQIMREYKNSIAVSGTHGKTSTTSMLSTIFEYADLDPTILVGGNLSVIGGNVKIGNSDHFITEACEYVDSFLNFNPKISIVLNIEEDHLDYFSGIDEIKASFNKFGKLLPKNGYFIINGDDENTEDILYDVKATIVKYGTDTSNDAIISNIEFNENGYGVFNLNFNGKDLGKFELSVPGIHNIYNASAAILASYVSNIDLEVIRKNIKSYNGVGRRFEVKGNYNGALVVDDYAHHPTELKATLSAAKKLKKSTLWCIFQPHTYTRTKALLNEFAEAFYSADKVIITDIYAAREKDPGDIHSKDLVEKLYQNHVDATYISTFEDITEYLRKHVQANDLVITAGAGTIFKVAEALVEEK, via the coding sequence ATGAAGATACATTTTATAGGAATTGGCGGTATTAGCATGAGTGCTTTAGCAGAAATTTGTATTAACAAAGGTTATCAAGTTTCTGGTTCAGATATGAATGAATCATATCTTTTAGATAAACTAAGGGATCAAGGTGCTAAAATATTTATCGGCCATAATAAAGAGCATATATCTGATGATGTAGATATGGTTGTTTATACTGCAGCTGTTCATGAAGACAATCCTGAAATGATAGCTACTAAAGAAAAAAATAAGCTTACTATGGATAGGGCTGCTTTTTTAGGTCAAATAATGAGAGAGTATAAAAACTCAATAGCAGTATCTGGAACTCATGGTAAAACTTCAACAACATCTATGTTATCTACTATATTCGAATATGCTGATTTAGATCCTACTATATTAGTTGGTGGTAATTTAAGTGTTATAGGTGGTAATGTTAAGATAGGTAATTCAGATCACTTTATAACGGAAGCATGTGAATATGTTGATAGTTTCCTTAATTTCAATCCAAAAATATCTATAGTTTTAAACATCGAAGAAGATCATCTTGATTATTTCTCTGGTATAGATGAAATAAAAGCTTCTTTTAATAAGTTTGGAAAACTTCTTCCTAAAAATGGATATTTTATAATAAATGGAGATGACGAAAATACAGAAGATATATTATATGATGTGAAAGCTACTATAGTTAAATACGGTACCGATACATCTAACGATGCTATAATTTCAAACATAGAATTTAATGAAAATGGGTACGGAGTGTTTAACTTAAACTTTAATGGAAAAGATTTAGGTAAATTTGAACTTTCTGTTCCTGGAATACACAATATATATAATGCTAGTGCTGCAATACTTGCTTCTTACGTTTCTAACATTGATTTAGAAGTTATAAGAAAAAATATAAAGTCTTATAATGGAGTTGGTAGAAGATTTGAAGTTAAAGGTAATTACAATGGTGCATTAGTTGTTGACGATTATGCTCATCATCCAACAGAGTTAAAGGCAACTTTATCTGCTGCTAAAAAATTAAAGAAATCAACTTTATGGTGTATATTCCAACCTCATACTTATACTAGAACAAAAGCTTTATTAAACGAATTTGCTGAAGCATTCTATTCTGCTGATAAAGTTATCATAACTGATATATACGCTGCTAGAGAAAAAGATCCTGGGGATATCCATTCTAAAGATTTAGTTGAAAAGTTATATCAAAATCATGTAGATGCAACTTATATAAGTACTTTTGAGGATATAACTGAATATTTAAGAAAACATGTTCAAGCTAATGATTTAGTTATAACAGCTGGAGCTGGTACTATATTCAAAGTTGCTGAAGCTTTAGTTGAAGAAAAATAA
- the purR gene encoding pur operon repressor: protein MKFKRTERIGAIVKILSDNPNKIFTLSHFTNQFNAAKSTISEDLLVVKNVFEKLELGKVITISGAAGGVKYIPKTSKAENEEFLLDLCEKISDPSRILSGGFLYLIDLIYNPTIVSKIGKIMASNIDYAEADYVVTMETKGIPMALMTAKAMNLPLVIIRKDIKVSEGPTLSMTYVSGNTSKVESMSLPRKALKPDSKVIIIDDFMRGGGTIKGMIDLMNEFGAEVVGTGVFISTTKPEEKMVKNYISLIELDVQGDKISVKPNLKTFKDEYKNEEHEVDYDLEDVLDDEDEE from the coding sequence ATGAAATTTAAAAGAACGGAAAGGATAGGAGCTATAGTTAAAATACTATCCGATAATCCAAATAAAATATTTACATTAAGCCACTTTACGAATCAATTTAATGCAGCTAAGTCAACAATAAGTGAAGATTTACTAGTAGTAAAAAATGTATTTGAAAAATTAGAATTAGGTAAAGTTATAACAATATCTGGAGCAGCAGGTGGAGTAAAATACATACCTAAAACATCTAAAGCCGAAAACGAAGAATTCTTACTAGATTTATGTGAAAAAATAAGTGATCCGTCAAGAATCCTATCTGGAGGATTTCTATACCTAATCGATTTAATATATAATCCTACAATAGTATCTAAAATAGGAAAAATAATGGCTTCAAATATAGATTATGCAGAAGCTGATTATGTTGTTACAATGGAAACTAAGGGAATTCCAATGGCACTTATGACAGCAAAGGCTATGAATTTACCACTTGTTATAATAAGAAAAGATATAAAAGTATCAGAAGGTCCAACTCTTAGTATGACATATGTAAGTGGAAATACATCAAAAGTTGAAAGTATGAGTTTACCTAGAAAAGCTCTAAAGCCAGACAGTAAAGTTATAATAATTGATGATTTTATGAGAGGTGGAGGAACTATAAAAGGTATGATAGACCTTATGAATGAATTTGGAGCAGAAGTTGTTGGAACGGGGGTATTTATATCGACAACTAAGCCTGAAGAAAAAATGGTTAAAAATTATATATCACTAATAGAGTTAGATGTTCAAGGAGATAAAATATCAGTAAAACCAAACCTAAAAACATTTAAAGATGAATATAAGAATGAAGAACATGAAGTAGATTATGATTTAGAAGATGTATTAGATGATGAAGATGAGGAATAA
- the spoVG gene encoding septation regulator SpoVG has protein sequence MKITDVRVRKITDEGKMKCIVSLTFDNLFVVHDIKVIEGHNGLFIAMPSRKVGEGNFRDIAHPINAEMRQVLEDAVLKAYHEAVAQLEVAAE, from the coding sequence ATGAAGATAACTGACGTAAGAGTAAGAAAAATAACAGATGAAGGTAAAATGAAATGTATAGTTTCATTAACATTTGATAATTTATTTGTAGTACATGACATAAAAGTTATAGAAGGTCATAATGGATTATTTATAGCAATGCCAAGTAGAAAAGTAGGAGAAGGAAATTTCAGAGATATAGCTCATCCTATAAATGCTGAAATGAGACAAGTATTAGAAGACGCAGTATTAAAAGCTTATCATGAAGCAGTAGCTCAATTAGAAGTTGCAGCTGAATAA
- the glmU gene encoding bifunctional UDP-N-acetylglucosamine diphosphorylase/glucosamine-1-phosphate N-acetyltransferase GlmU yields the protein MNFKAIILAAGKGTRMKSKYPKVVHKVCGKEMVNHVISVSKKSGVNDIVAILGHESDVVKEKLPKDTMIAMQTEQLGTGHAVMMAKEYINDNDTIVVLCGDTPLVKEETLKRLFDYHIEHGYHATVLTTEVDNPTGYGRIIRDENKDLLKIVEQKDANEEEKKAKEINSGIYCFNGKSLRESLDLLDNNNAQGEYYLTDTIKIMRDKGQKVGAFNGSTIEELMGVNSRVELSKAEEIMRRRINESHMVNGVTIIDVNSTYIEADVEIGNDTIVYPGTILIGNTKIGTSCVIGMNCSITNSQIGNDTEVQSSTIIDSTVGENTTVGPYAYLRPNSNIGNNVKIGDFVEVKNATIEDNSKASHLSYIGDAHVGKDVNIGCGVVFVNYDGKNKFKSTVKDGAFIGSNSNLVAPVTVEEKGYVATGSTITNDVPQGSLAVARERQVIKEGWVAKKEERDNNK from the coding sequence ATGAATTTTAAAGCTATAATTCTTGCCGCAGGCAAAGGAACAAGAATGAAGTCTAAATATCCAAAGGTTGTACATAAAGTATGTGGTAAAGAAATGGTAAACCACGTAATAAGTGTTTCAAAAAAATCAGGGGTTAATGATATAGTTGCAATCTTAGGTCACGAATCAGATGTAGTAAAAGAAAAATTACCAAAGGATACTATGATAGCAATGCAAACAGAGCAATTAGGAACAGGCCATGCTGTAATGATGGCTAAAGAATATATAAATGATAATGATACTATAGTTGTACTTTGCGGAGATACACCTTTAGTAAAAGAAGAAACATTAAAGAGATTATTCGATTATCATATAGAACATGGATATCATGCAACAGTTCTTACAACTGAGGTAGATAATCCAACTGGATATGGAAGAATAATAAGAGATGAAAATAAAGATCTACTTAAGATAGTAGAGCAAAAAGATGCTAATGAAGAAGAAAAGAAAGCAAAAGAAATAAATTCAGGAATATACTGCTTTAATGGTAAATCATTAAGAGAAAGCCTTGATTTATTAGATAATAATAATGCACAAGGTGAATATTATCTAACAGATACAATCAAAATAATGAGAGATAAAGGTCAAAAGGTAGGAGCTTTCAATGGTTCTACAATAGAAGAATTAATGGGTGTTAACTCAAGAGTTGAATTATCAAAAGCAGAAGAAATAATGAGAAGAAGAATAAATGAATCTCATATGGTAAATGGAGTAACAATCATAGATGTTAATTCAACTTATATAGAAGCAGATGTAGAAATAGGAAATGATACTATAGTATATCCAGGGACAATACTTATAGGAAATACTAAAATAGGAACAAGCTGTGTAATAGGAATGAATTGTAGTATAACAAATTCTCAAATAGGAAATGATACAGAAGTACAAAGTTCAACTATAATAGACAGTACTGTTGGAGAAAATACTACAGTAGGACCATATGCATATTTAAGACCAAATAGTAACATAGGAAATAATGTTAAAATAGGAGACTTCGTAGAAGTTAAAAATGCTACTATAGAAGATAATTCGAAAGCATCACATTTATCATATATAGGAGATGCACATGTTGGTAAAGATGTAAATATAGGATGCGGAGTAGTATTTGTAAACTACGATGGTAAAAATAAATTTAAATCAACAGTTAAAGATGGAGCATTTATAGGATCAAACTCTAACTTAGTTGCACCAGTTACTGTAGAAGAAAAGGGATACGTTGCTACAGGATCAACTATAACTAATGATGTTCCACAAGGATCATTAGCAGTAGCAAGAGAAAGACAAGTAATAAAAGAAGGCTGGGTAGCTAAGAAAGAAGAAAGAGATAACAATAAATAG
- a CDS encoding ribose-phosphate diphosphokinase yields MNTSGSEIKILAGNSSKELAQKIADYIGVPLADCEVGTFSDGEISVNMNETVRGCDVFVVQSTNSPVNENLMELLIMIDALRRASAGRITAVIPYYGYARQDRKAKARDPITAKLVANLITAAGADRVLTMDLHAAQIQGYFDIPLDHLQGGKILADYFNEKHIEDLVVVSPDLGSVTRSRKFANGLDGDVPLAIIDKRRPKANVSEIMNIIGDVSGKNVILLDDMIDTAGTICNAANALKEFGAKEVYACCTHAVLSGPAIERIDASAISELIVLDTIQLPDEKKIDKIQVKSVAPLFGDAIKKIFSNESVSELF; encoded by the coding sequence ATGAACACTAGCGGAAGTGAAATCAAAATACTTGCAGGTAATTCATCTAAAGAATTAGCTCAGAAAATAGCTGATTATATAGGTGTACCTTTAGCAGATTGTGAAGTAGGTACATTCAGTGATGGCGAAATAAGCGTAAACATGAATGAAACAGTAAGAGGATGCGATGTTTTCGTAGTTCAATCAACTAATAGTCCAGTAAATGAAAATTTAATGGAATTATTAATAATGATAGATGCATTAAGAAGAGCATCAGCAGGAAGAATAACAGCTGTTATTCCTTACTATGGATATGCAAGACAAGATAGAAAAGCTAAGGCAAGAGATCCAATCACAGCTAAATTAGTTGCAAACTTAATAACAGCAGCAGGAGCAGATAGAGTTTTAACTATGGACTTACATGCTGCACAAATACAAGGATACTTTGATATACCACTAGATCATTTACAAGGTGGTAAAATATTAGCTGATTACTTCAATGAAAAGCATATAGAAGATTTAGTAGTAGTTTCTCCTGACTTAGGAAGTGTTACAAGATCTAGAAAATTTGCTAATGGATTAGACGGAGATGTTCCGCTAGCTATAATAGACAAGAGAAGACCAAAGGCTAACGTATCTGAGATAATGAACATAATAGGTGATGTTTCAGGGAAGAATGTTATATTATTAGATGATATGATAGATACTGCAGGAACAATATGTAATGCAGCTAATGCACTTAAAGAATTTGGTGCTAAGGAAGTTTATGCTTGTTGTACACATGCTGTATTGTCAGGACCTGCTATAGAAAGAATAGATGCTTCTGCTATAAGTGAGTTAATAGTTTTAGATACTATACAACTTCCTGATGAAAAGAAGATAGATAAGATACAAGTTAAATCAGTTGCTCCATTATTTGGAGATGCTATAAAGAAAATATTCTCTAATGAGTCTGTTAGTGAGTTATTTTAA
- a CDS encoding type IV pilus twitching motility protein PilT: MNIFDLLKKSIELGASDIHITVNSTPIARVKGSFVNLSEIVLTKENTQSMTRELSGEKNFKRIEEDGECDFSVSIESGERFRVNAYKQKGNFAIAIRIITSYIPDFDTLGLPKILKIFTEKNKGLVLVTGPTGSGKSTTLASLIDIINENQQRHIITLEDPIEYVHQHKQSLVNQREIGKDTESFNSALRAVLRQDPDVILVGEMRDHETISIALTAAETGHLVFSTLHTVGAAKTIDRIIDMFPSEQQQQVRTQLSTVCEGIISQQLVKTINGRERVAALEVMVANAAIRNLIRENKTYQIQNIIQTSSKLGMQSMDQELVNLYRRGLISRDSVLSRCTDYEFISRLVGE; encoded by the coding sequence GTGAACATATTTGACTTATTAAAAAAATCAATTGAATTAGGTGCATCAGATATACATATAACAGTAAATAGTACTCCAATAGCTAGAGTAAAAGGATCTTTCGTAAACTTATCAGAAATAGTATTAACCAAAGAGAATACGCAATCTATGACAAGAGAATTATCAGGAGAAAAGAACTTTAAAAGAATAGAAGAAGATGGAGAATGTGATTTTTCTGTTTCAATAGAATCAGGAGAAAGGTTCAGGGTAAATGCATACAAACAAAAAGGAAATTTTGCAATAGCTATAAGAATAATAACATCATACATACCAGATTTTGATACATTAGGACTTCCGAAAATTCTAAAAATATTCACAGAGAAAAATAAAGGATTAGTACTTGTAACTGGACCGACAGGAAGTGGGAAAAGTACAACATTAGCCAGTTTAATAGATATAATAAATGAAAATCAACAAAGGCATATAATAACACTAGAAGATCCAATAGAATACGTACACCAACATAAACAAAGCTTAGTAAATCAAAGAGAAATAGGGAAAGATACTGAAAGTTTTAACTCGGCATTAAGAGCAGTACTTCGTCAAGATCCTGATGTAATACTTGTAGGAGAAATGCGTGATCATGAAACGATATCGATAGCCTTAACTGCTGCTGAAACTGGTCACTTAGTTTTCTCAACTCTACATACAGTAGGAGCGGCAAAAACTATAGATAGAATAATTGATATGTTTCCCTCAGAGCAGCAACAGCAAGTAAGAACTCAGTTATCTACTGTTTGTGAAGGAATTATATCTCAACAACTTGTAAAAACTATAAACGGAAGAGAAAGGGTTGCAGCATTAGAGGTAATGGTAGCAAATGCCGCTATAAGAAACCTTATAAGAGAGAATAAAACTTACCAAATACAAAACATAATACAAACATCAAGTAAATTAGGAATGCAGTCTATGGACCAAGAGTTAGTTAATTTATATAGAAGGGGTCTTATATCTAGAGATAGTGTATTAAGTAGATGCACAGACTATGAGTTTATAAGTAGATTAGTGGGAGAATAA
- a CDS encoding prepilin peptidase: protein MNIYFTIILFIMGVVLGSFFNVCIHRIPNKKSIINPPSHCYNCNTRLKSLDLVPILSWSLLRGKCRYCGQKISPRYALVELLTGILFVLVYKVYGYNTITLYYLLLVSLLVIITFIDLDHYIIPDELIIFGSIGALIFNILCHGISIKDSLLGGLICGGGMLILIHLIELLIKKEAMGGGDIKLFGMVGLFLGIKLGMLTILLSVYVGAIYGVGSIIYSKMKQKEYNSIIPYGPFISVGALISILYGTNIINWYIGLF, encoded by the coding sequence ATGAACATATATTTTACAATAATATTATTTATAATGGGAGTAGTATTAGGTAGCTTCTTCAACGTATGCATCCACCGAATACCAAACAAAAAATCAATTATAAATCCACCATCACACTGCTACAACTGCAACACTAGACTAAAATCATTAGATCTAGTACCAATACTAAGTTGGTCATTATTAAGAGGTAAATGTAGATACTGTGGACAAAAGATAAGTCCAAGATATGCCTTAGTAGAGTTATTAACAGGAATACTGTTTGTATTAGTGTATAAAGTTTATGGATACAATACAATAACCTTATATTATTTATTATTAGTATCACTACTAGTAATAATAACATTCATAGACTTAGACCACTATATAATACCCGATGAACTAATTATATTTGGTTCAATAGGAGCATTAATCTTTAATATCCTATGCCATGGAATAAGTATAAAAGATAGCTTACTTGGAGGTCTTATCTGCGGTGGTGGAATGTTAATTTTAATTCACCTAATAGAATTATTAATAAAAAAAGAAGCAATGGGTGGAGGAGATATAAAGCTATTTGGTATGGTAGGATTATTTTTAGGAATAAAACTAGGGATGCTTACAATACTTCTAAGTGTGTACGTAGGAGCTATTTACGGAGTAGGTAGCATAATATACAGCAAAATGAAGCAAAAAGAATATAACTCAATAATACCTTATGGACCGTTTATATCTGTAGGGGCATTGATAAGTATCTTATATGGTACAAATATAATAAACTGGTATATTGGATTATTCTAA
- a CDS encoding prepilin peptidase: MVLTYQKYGITQQSVKYLSLIPFIIIISIIDYHTTYIYDITILSGIIIQCGVFLISPDVKMYITALLIGIIIPYILAKITKGLGEGDIGLYGLCCFALGKNYSIYLIFLSFILASIYCVYILLTKGDKIRKIPFAPFISLATILIILTNFDILNIWFNIISN; encoded by the coding sequence ATGGTCCTAACTTATCAAAAATACGGAATAACACAACAATCAGTAAAATACTTATCATTAATACCATTTATAATCATAATTTCAATAATAGACTATCATACAACATACATATATGATATAACAATACTTAGTGGTATAATAATTCAGTGTGGAGTATTTTTAATATCACCAGATGTTAAAATGTACATAACAGCATTATTAATAGGAATTATAATACCATATATATTAGCTAAAATAACTAAAGGATTAGGTGAAGGGGACATAGGCCTTTATGGCTTATGTTGTTTTGCGTTAGGTAAAAATTATTCAATATACTTAATATTTTTATCATTTATATTAGCATCAATATATTGTGTGTATATACTTTTAACAAAAGGTGATAAAATAAGAAAAATACCATTCGCACCATTTATATCACTAGCAACAATTTTAATAATACTAACCAATTTTGATATACTCAACATTTGGTTTAACATAATAAGTAATTAA
- the pth gene encoding aminoacyl-tRNA hydrolase, producing MYVVVGLGNPGKQYENTRHNVGFNVIDILAKEYGISVTKIKHKALIGEGRIGSEKVLLVKPQTYMNLSGETLIDIYKYYKVDLDNIIVIYDDIDLDVGKLRIRKKGSAGTHNGMRSIIKCLGSGDFPRVRVGVSKPMKGQDLADFVLSRFRKEEQVDLEIGLEKAYKAVEAMIKENVDIAMNKYNG from the coding sequence ATGTACGTAGTAGTAGGTCTAGGTAACCCTGGAAAACAATATGAAAACACAAGACATAATGTAGGATTTAATGTTATAGATATTTTAGCAAAGGAATATGGTATATCTGTGACGAAAATAAAACATAAAGCATTAATAGGAGAAGGAAGAATAGGATCTGAAAAAGTTCTTTTAGTTAAGCCACAAACATATATGAATTTAAGTGGCGAAACATTAATAGATATATATAAGTACTATAAGGTTGATTTGGATAATATAATAGTAATATACGATGATATAGACTTAGATGTTGGGAAATTAAGGATAAGAAAAAAAGGAAGTGCAGGAACTCATAATGGTATGAGATCTATCATAAAATGTTTAGGGTCTGGTGATTTTCCAAGAGTAAGAGTTGGAGTTTCAAAGCCTATGAAAGGACAAGATTTAGCTGATTTCGTACTTTCTAGATTTAGAAAAGAAGAACAAGTTGACTTAGAGATAGGTCTTGAAAAAGCGTACAAAGCAGTAGAAGCTATGATTAAGGAAAATGTAGATATTGCTATGAATAAATACAATGGATAA